The Pyricularia oryzae 70-15 chromosome 5, whole genome shotgun sequence genome includes a region encoding these proteins:
- a CDS encoding transcriptional regulator PacG/VIB-1 has product MATFNSMAPPASGESLRLNMSTSGPESLGMEVFDSGITFDESLLNNVHGMSSLPFTQQYDFDSFSGTFEDPFAYPSRPNFPTASEVILGMNQSGGDPMQRRGTETDVEAGFADLEGSPQEEELDNKLLSFSAPVSKATLVDDSGKLVEPGMSAELYGMFFVAEDVFGGEQNPGRPAELTCYRRNLWQCSGQVTLPRTAHGLHVVTDQGLRAKVLELAVGITAAESIEGKPTEIISIPWKSANSGVSGGDDHQKGASAPPNISLDPLGSGQELDGNRISIPVSWKRLQFKHATANNGRRKGLQQHYLVHISLLGKLGPAQHQHNGGGDQGLGAIPASSLIASGDGFVKITEIRSGPVIVRGRSPRNFDSRKDVALSGEKKAGSRSMSNDLGAEVATPVSTTMKVEQGTPELSQTLLRMNSAGSIQQPSDWAYAGKGSSSNHHNKQHPAKKLALSPVPGRPPVPSWGSSESMRQQPPTPTRGTMASSSSMRRPSAASTMPINLSLSEDERSPPNRSNSEVLSSPQFGKSRPATRADSGGSPLEDEDMLYEYFPLSVDDWAPPVDAIYRPHVVHHTSAPAEVKAQQGRMRAKRYFAAD; this is encoded by the exons ATGGCAACCTTCAACTCGATGGCTCCGCCGGCCAGCGGTGAATCGCTCAGGTTGAATATGAGCACCTCGGGTCCTGAATCGCTGGGGATGGAGGTGTTTGATTCGGGCATCACATTCGACGAGTCTTTGCT AAACAATGTTCACGGAATGTCTAGCCTCCCGTTCACGCAGCAATACGATTTCGATTCCTTCTCCGGTACATTTGAAGACCCTTTCGCATACCCTTCCAGACCCAATTTCCCCACGGCGTCGGAAGTAATATTAGGCATGAACCAGTCGGGCGGGGACCCGATGCAAAGGCGCGGAACCGAGACCGATGTAGAGGCTGGTTTTGCCGATCTAGAAGGCTCACCACAAGAGGAGGAACTCGACAACAAACTGCTGAGCTTCTCAGCACCCGTTTCTAAGGCGACGCTGGTGGACGACTCGGGCAAGCTCGTGGAGCCGGGCATGTCGGCCGAGCTCTACGGCATGTTCTTCGTGGCCGAAGACGTCTTTGGCGGGGAGCAGAACCCGGGCCGGCCGGCCGAGCTGACGTGCTACCGTCGCAACTTGTGGCAATGCTCCGGCCAGGTGACGCTCCCCCGCACGGCGCACGGCCTGCACGTCGTCACGGACCAGGGGCTGAGGGCAAAGGTGCTCGAGCTCGCCGTTGGCATCACGGCGGCCGAGTCCATTGAGGGCAAGCCCACCGAGATCATCTCGATACCGTGGAAGAGCGCAAACTCAGGGGTGTCAGGCGGCGATGATCACCAAAAGGGCGCCTCGGCCCCGCCGAACATATCGCTCGACCCGCTCGGCAGCGGTCAGGAGCTCGATGGGAATCGCATTTCTATCCCGGTGTCCTGGAAACGGCTACAGTTCAAACATGCGACGGCCAACAACGGCAGGCGGAAGGGTCTACAACAGCACTACCTCGTCCACATTTCCTTGTTGGGCAAGCTCGGCCCTGCTCAGCATCAGCACAATGGCGGCGGGGACCAGGGTCTCGGCGCCATACCTGCGTCGTCACTGATTGCGTCCGGTGATGGGTTCGTCAAGATTACCGAGATCCGGTCCGGACCCGTAATTGTACGCGGTCGCAGTCCCCGTAACTTTGACAGCAGGAAAGATGTGGCGCTTAGCGGTGAGAAGAAGGCTGGCTCGAGGAGCATGTCGAACGATTTGGGGGCCGAGGTCGCTACGCCGGTGAGCACGACTATGAAGGTTGAGCAGGGCACGCCGGAACTATCTCAGACTTTGCTCAGGATGAACTCGGCCGGTAGCATACAG CAGCCGAGCGACTGGGCGTATGCAGGCAAAGGCTCCTCCTCCAACCACCATAACAAACAACACCCGGCAAAGAAGCTGGCTCTCTCCCCGGTACCGGGGCGGCCACCAGTGCCATCTTGGGGCTCAAGCGAGTCCATGAGGCAACAACCTCCTACGCCGACCAGGGGGACCATggcgtcatcatcatccatGCGTCGTCCCTCGGCCGCATCCACCATGCCCATCAACCTGTCCTTGTCGGAAGACGAGAGGAGCCCGCCCAACAGGTCAAACTCCGAGGTGCTCTCCAGCCCGCAATTTGGCAAGTCGAGACCCGCAACCAGGGCAGACTCGGGAGGGAGCCCGCTGGAGGACGAGGATATGCTCTATGAGTATTTCCCATTGAGCGTTGATGATTG GGCGCCACCGGTCGATGCGATTTACCGACCTCATGTTGTACACCATACGAGTGCGCCGGCCGAGGTCAAGGCTCAACAAGGCCGCATGCGGGCGAAGCGATATTTTGCGGCTGATTAA
- a CDS encoding beta-hexosaminidase: MASNDDSLDALWQDLDWAIGQMLIMGWDGTEVTPQIRNLIETHHLGSILLTAKNLKSAHETAKLVQELQTIARQAGHPYPLLIALDQENGGVNSLFDEDYICQFPSAMGVAAAGNPELAYNVAKATATEVSAVGVNLILGPVLDVLTNARYQPLGVRATSDDPQEVSQYGIAAMNGYKAAGVATCGKHFPSYGNLDFLGSSLDIPIITQTLEELSLSALVPFRNAIATGSLDGMFVGGCGIANPSMNVMHACLSDQVVDDLLRNDLGFTGVAISECLEMEALSHEIGVKGGTVMAVEAGCDLVLLCRAYDVQLEAIAGMKLGIENGIITRERIYTSLQRVLRMKRGCTSWSKALNPPGISLLSKIHPSHLALSKQAYDSSITVMRDKDKLLPLNGSMHQDDELLLLTPLVKPLPASAATKTLLRSKDTYEQASGVHDKWSHRERGALMSGEGVFREFGRSLARARHGKLLHTSYTANGVRPVHENLIDKASCIIIVTADANRNLYQAGFTKHVATICAMLRAGGQKKSLIVVAVSSPYDFAMDKTIGTYICTFDFTETAMHALVRVLVGEFTPHGTLPGTLRKSKKVLQSRQQWLVESYERERDAHGLDDLIQSVARSMPGGALPGSASNHIAAATAATFELSNPRVDEAHFVVRNSSTKALYGFCATYCIEGVGIIGSIFVDPSKRNVSVGRSLHRRALRSLMHRGGGCNKLQLGTSFPGVFLGVPIADSPPSASMAEQGATSAKAWFTSSGWDVQFPRLLTSLAIADLPSWGAPEGLLQSIQRANISFDLIHGLSESGETVLAHVRAHANPEVQELYRAALEETKTCGVVRAKGNNDTLLGTVVISSPGSNLSTHLPAFGNLHGEDTTIGGIIAPVLAPSGSHSGVLVLQGLALMGLRQNKAHKSSRSVLSWVYDDAFEPLVAMGFEIAQQFEEITNSLDNWPDLV, translated from the exons atggccagcaaCGACGATAGCCTGGATGCACTATGGCAGGATCTCGATTG GGCCATAGGGCAGATGTTGATTATGGGCTGGGATGGCACCGAAGTGACTCCCCAGATACGCAACCTGATAGAGACTCATCATCTGGGCTCCATCCTACTCACTGCAAAGAATCTCAAAT CGGCGCATGAAACTGCGAAACTTGTACAGGAGTTGCAGACCATCGCCCGCCAGGCTGGACACCCCTACCCGCTTCTCATTGCGCTAGACCAGGAAAATGGCGGAGTCAACAGTCTTTTTGACGAAGACTATATATGCCAGTTCCCAAGTGCGATGGGAGTCGCCGCGGCAGGCAACCCGGAGTTGGCCTACAACGTAGCGAAAGCTACAGCCACCGAGGTTTCTGCTGTGGGCGTGAATCTGATCCTGGGCCCTGTCCTCGACGTTCTCACCAATGCTAGATACCAGCCGCTGGGCGTGAGAGCCACAAGCGATGACCCGCAAGAGGTATCTCAATATGGCATCGCGGCCATGAACGGATACAAAGCGGCAGGGGTTGCCACGTGCGGCAAACACTTTCCTTCATACGGAAATCTAGACTTTCTCGGGTCCAGTCTCGATATACCCATCATCACGCAGACATTGGAGGAGTTGAGTCTCAGCGCCCTGGTTCCTTTCAGAAATGCAATTGCCACCGGCAGCCTCGATGGCATGTTTGTTGGTGGATGCGGAATCGCCAATCCATCAATGAATGTAATGCATGCCTGCCTATCGGACCAGGTTGTTGACGACTTGTTGAGAAATGACCTTGGTTTCACAGGGGTCGCAATCTCGGAATGTCTGGAAATGGAGGCTTTGAGCCACGAAATTGGCGTCAAAGGAGGAACTGTCATGGCGGTTGAGGCCGGCTGTGACCTTGTGCTCTTGTGCCGTGCATACGACGTCCAGCTGGAGGCTATTGCCGGTATGAAGCTCGGCATCGAGAACGGCATCATTACACGCGAGAGGATCTACACTTCGCTCCAAAGGGTGCTACGCATGAAAAGAGGTTGCACGTCGTGGTCCAAGGCATTAAACCCGCCGGGGATATCACTCTTGTCCAAGATCCATCCTTCTCACCTGGCTCTCTCCAAACAAGCATATGACAGTTCCATCACAGTCATGagggacaaggacaagcttCTTCCCCTGAACGGGTCAATGCACCAAGATGATGAGCTGCTACTGCTTACTCCGTTGGTCAAGCCGCTGCCTGCATCTGCAGCCACCAAGACACTTCTCAGGTCCAAGGATACATACGAGCAGGCCTCGGGTGTCCATGACAAATGGTCGCATCGTGAAAGGGGCGCTCTAATGAGCGGCGAGGGTGTTTTCCGGGAGTTCGGCAGGTCTCTAGCCCGGGCTCGCCACGGAAAGCTACTACACACTTCGTACACAGCAAACGGAGTGAGACCAG TTCACGAGAATCTCATCGACAAGGCATCGTGCATCATAATTGTCACGGCCGATGCGAATCGCAACCTATACCAGGCTGGCTTCACAAAGCACGTCGCGACAATATGTGCGATGCTGCGAGCCGGTGGTCAGAAGAAGTCGCTGATTGTCGTAGCAGTCAGCTCACCTTACGATTTTGCCATGGATAAGACGATAGGAACATATATTTGCACCTTTGACTTTACAGAGACTGCAATGCATGCTCTGGTCAGAGTCCTGGTAGGCGAGTTCACGCCTCATGGGACGCTTCCAGGAACCCTCCGAAAAAGCAAGAAAGTGCTCCAGTCGCGACAGCAATGGTTGGTTGAGAGTTACGAGCGAGAACGCGACGCACATGGGCTAGATGATCTTATTCAGTCTGTGGCGCGATCAATGCCCGGCGGAGCCCTTCCAGGCAGCGCCTCAAACCATATAGCGGCAGCTACTGCAGCTACTTTTGAGCTTTCAAACCCGCGTGTCGATGAGGCCCATTTCGTGGTAAGAAACAGCAGCACCAAGGCCCTCTACGGCTTTTGCGCAACATACTGTATCGAAGGGGTTGGTATTATTGGCTCCATCTTTGTCGACCCATCAAAACGCAACGTATCAGTCGGCCGGTCGCTGCACCGGAGAGCTTTGCGCAGTCTTATGCACCGCGGAGGTGGTTGCAACAAGCTCCAGTTAGGAACTTCGTTCCCTGGCGTCTTCCTGGGTGTGCCTATAGCCGATTCTCCGCCGTCAGCTTCTATGGCAGAGCAAGGAGCTACCAGTGCCAAAGCCTGGTTTACAAGCAGTGGGTGGGACGTCCAGTTCCCCAGGCTACTGACAAGCCTGGCAATTGCCGATCTACCATCCTGGGGTGCACCTGAGGGCCTGTTACAAAGCATCCAACGTGCTAACATCAGCTTTGATCTGATCCACGGCCTCTCGGAGAGTGGCGAAACTGTGCTGGCTCATGTCAGGGCGCATGCGAATCCTGAGGTTCAGGAGTTGTATCGAGCCGCGTTGGAGGAAACCAAAACGTGTGGCGTGGTGCGCGCCAAAGGCAACAACGATACCTTACTGGGCACGGTGGTCATCTCAAGCCCTGGGAGCAACCTTTCTACACACCTCCCAGCCTTTGGCAACCTTCATGGCGAGGATACGACAATCGGTGGGATCATCGCGCCAGTTTTGGCACCATCGGGCTCGCACTCGGGCGTGTTAGTTTTGCAGGGCCTAGCCCTCATGGGGTTGCGGCAGAACAAAGCACACAAATCATCGCGCAGTGTGTTGAGTTGGGTATACGATGATGCGTTTGAGCCGCTCGTGGCAATGGGGTTTGAAATCGCGCAGCAGTTTGAGGAAATCACAAACTCACTCGACAAC TGGCCTGACTTGGTATAG
- a CDS encoding hexokinase-1, translating to MQPLISAMTSLRDIIIAAFKSLTRGKSFIRALLAFWISPNVIKECQESNDGSSSPRLLEDFLLEVEHLLSQPIEPAALLGFSGNLKKQFRQRLWSNRACMLPSYNYQLPNGSEQGRYLSVDVGGSTLRVALVELKGLEEGGYDGCSRIVRIDNFRIDVGVKALVGRAFFDWMAARILETLKSASEGGQNNKEEFNGSPQAPIPMGLAWSFPIEQTSLKGGLLQNMGKGFLAADGLLGQDLGEIVKQACSGHNLHVEVAAIINDSSAALLSESYRRPSTRFGLILGTGFNIAAYMPVTTIERPKFGVRPASWFEKASHVIVNTEMGMFGQGFLPMTRWDEQLKAAHPKPEFQPLEHFVAGLYIGELARLIMIDAIETTGLFGGVVPPSLVGPYTLETETLSILESDDSVNLENALAAFTSRHPSSQKPIVSDILALRTISKLVTRRSAALVAAALYGLWELKRETENEYLEPQETVKSTDMPFAQETRAELDLGRVVVGFNGSVIEQYPGYRTNCQIYIDALFKRSQEQLSQGGGLSREEALIELVPAKESSLLGAAVALACLERGKAN from the exons ATGCAGCCGCTCATTTCTGCCATGACATCCCTACGCGACATAATAATCGCGGCTTTCAAGTCCCTCACCAGGGGCAAGTCCTTCATCCGGGCCCTGCTGGCCTTTTGGATCAGCCCCAACGTCATTAAAGAGTGCCAGGAGTCGAACGATGGCTCGTCTTCGCCTAGGCTCCTTGAGGACTTCCTCCTCGAGGTTGAGCATCTCCTCTCGCAGCCAATAGAGCCTGCGGCTCTGCTCGGCTTCTCTGGTAACCTCAAGAAGCAGTTTCGCCAACGACTATGGTCCAACCGGGCTTGCATGCTGCCCTCATACAACTATCAGCTACCTAATGGTTCGGAGCAAGGCCGCTACCTGTCTGTGGATGTCGGCGGCTCAACCCTCCGCGTGGCTTTGGTTGAGCTCAAGGGGTTGGAGGAGGGTGGCTATGATGGTTGCAGTCGAATTGTGAGAATCGACAACTTTCGCATAGATGTCGGCGTCAAAGCGCTTGTTGGGAGGGCCTTTTTCGACTGGATGGCGGCAAGGATCCTCGAAACACTCAAATCGGCGTCAGAGGGTGGTCAAAATAACAAGGAAGAGTTCAACGGCAGTCCGCAGGCCCCGATCCCAATGGGACTGGCATGGAGCTTTCCCATCGA ACAAACATCACTGAAGGGAGGCTTGTTGCAAAATATGGGCAAGGGATTCCTTGCCGCCGACGGACTGCTTGGTCAAGACCTCGGCGAAATAGTTAAACAGGCATGCAGTGGCCACAATCTCCATGTGGAAGTTGCAGCCATAATCAACGACTCCTCTGCCGCGCTTCTCTCCGAGTCTTACCGCCGTCCATCAACCCGCTTTGGACTCATTCTTGGAACAGGGTTCAACATCGCGGCGTATATGCCAGTTACCACTATTGAACGACCCAAATTCGGGGTTCGACCGGCCAGCTGGTTCGAAAAAGCAAGCCACGTCATTGTCAATACAGAAATGGGCATGTTTGGTCAGGGATTCCTGCCGATGACCCGATGGGACGAGCAGCTAAAGGCAGCGCATCCCAAGCCTGAATTTCAACCCCTTGAGCACTTTGTTGCCGGGCTCTACATTGGCGAGCTTGCTCGGCTCATCATGATTGATGCTATAGAGACAACTGGCCTGTTTGGCGGTGTTGTACCGCCGAGTTTGGTGGGCCCTTATACTTTGGAAACCGAGACATTGTCCATCCTGGAGAG CGACGACAGTGTCAATCTCGAAAACGCCCTGGCTGCATTCACATCCCGCCATCCCTCGTCACAAAAACCCATCGTCTCGGACATATTGGCCCTACGTACCATATCCAAACTTGTCACCCGCCGTTCTGCCGCCCTGGTCGCGGCGGCTCTGTACGGACTCTGGGAGCTCAAGAGAGAAACCGAAAACGAGTACCTCGAACCACAGGAGACTGTAAAGTCTACTGATATGCCATTCGCACAGGAGACTAGAGCCGAGCTGGATCTCGGTCGCGTCGTGGTTGGCTTCAACGGATCTGTTATTGAGCAATACCCCGGCTATCGAACTAATTGCCAGATATACATTGACGCGCTATTCAAAAGGTCACAGGAGCAGCTCTCCCAGGGAGGAGGTTTGTCCCGTGAAGAGGCGCTAATCGAGCTCGTCCCCGCAAAGGAGAGCTCGCTCCTCGGGGCTGCTGTGGCGCTGGCGTGTCTTGAAAGAGGCAAGGCTAATTGA
- a CDS encoding N-acetylglucosamine-6-phosphate deacetylase, with product MPAAVTPNGRSRNGITKFTNCRLVRGSSLVEEDLWVSSATGKIVRSQAIFYDHNVLPDEIIDLGGRIVSPGLIDVQLNGAFGFNFSSTFPDMSSYGKKVKELNRKLVETGVTSYVPTVTSQTSELYHKVLPFLGPSGDHQIAEDGAESLGAHVEGPFISQTKNGIHNVDVLREALTMEDLEAMYGVDNIKPASTAGSQRLPIRMITAAPELGRMMELIPELQDRNIIYSIGHTEATYEEASLAVAAGATMITHLFNAMRPLHHRNPGVFGVLGIAERLPRPYFGIIADGIHLHPTTIKIAYSAHPEGFILVTDAMHLVGLPDGTYDWTNGDQCSRIVKTGSVLTLEGSGTIAGSSITLIECVNNFLNWSGCTIPQALNAVTATPAALLGLQGVKGSLDPGADADLVIFSENSQPDGPQLLVDQVWKRGTRVHYNEEFSMPSPSSSVSSS from the exons ATGCCCGCTGCCGTTACCCCCAATGGGCGGTCCAGAAATGGCATCACCAAGTTCACAAACTGTCGCCTCGTCCGCGGCTCTTCTTTAGTTGAAGAGGATCTATGGGTCAGCTCCGCCACTGGCAAGATCGTCCGCAGCCAAGCCATTTTCTACGACCACAATGTTCTGCCCGACGAGATTATCGACCTCGGTGGTAGGATCGTCTCTCCCGGCCTCATAGATGTGCAACTAAATGGGGCCTTTGGCTTCAACTTCTCTTCGACCTTCCCTGATATGTCTTCCTATGGCAAGAAGGTCAAGGAACTCAACCGGAAGCTGGTTGAAACTGGTGTCACTTCCTATGTTCCCACTGTCACAAGTCAGACAAGTGAACTCTACCACAAG GTCCTTCCATTCCTTGGTCCTTCGGGAGATCACCAAATAGCCGAGGATGGTGCGGAATCTCTGGGCGCACATGTTGAAGGTCCATTCATCAGCCAAACTAAGAATGGCATCCACAACGTGGATGTTTTAAGAGAGGCCTTGACTATGGAAGATCTCGAGGCCATGTATGGAGTGGACAACATCAAACCTGCATCAACCGCTGGCAGTCAGCGTCTGCCCATTCGAATGATAACAGCGGCACCTGAGTTGGGTCGCATGATGGAGCTTATCCCGGAGCTACAGGACAGGAATATCATATACTCGATTGGCCATACCGAGGCGACCTATGAGGAAGCATCTTTGGCTGTCGCTGCAGGCGCAACAATGATTACACATCTGTTCAACGCAATGCGTCCTCTCCATCATCGGAACCCGGGAGTTTTCGGAGTGCTGGGTATCGCCGAGAGACTTCCCCGGCCGTACTTTGGCATCATCGCCGACGGCATACACCTGCACCCAACCACCATCAAGATAGCGTACAGCGCGCACCCAGAGGGGTTCATATTGGTCACGGATGCAATGCATCTAGTTGGCCTGCCAGACGGTACTTATGATTGGACCAATGGAGATCAGTGCAGCAGGATTGTAAAGACGGGATCGGTGCTTACACTCGAAGGTTCCGGCACCATCGCTGGAAG CTCCATTACCCTGATCGAATGTGTGAACAACTTCCTGAACTGGAGTGGATGCACCATCCCCCAGGCACTCAATGCTGTGACAgccacgccagccgctctCCTGGGGCTGCAAGGGGTCAAAGGCAGTTTGGATCCCGGAGCCGATGCTGACCTGGTCATCTTCTCGGAAAACAGTCAGCCTGACGGTCCTCAGCTCTTGGTGGATCAAGTATGGAAGCGAGGAACAAGGGTTCACTATAACGAGGAGTTTTCCATGCCTAGCCCCTCATCGAGTGTGAGCTCGTCTTGA
- a CDS encoding glucosamine-6-phosphate isomerase, with translation MRLIIRDDDEQASRYVANYIVERINHFQPTAAHPFVLGLPTGSSPLGIYRILVEKYKAGEISFENVVTFNMDEYIGIPRDHPESYHSFMWKHFFSHVNVNPANVHILDGNAPNLEAECVAYEESIRRAGGIDLFLAGIGEDGHIAFNEPGSSLASRTRVKTLAYDTILANSRFFGNDMEKVPKMALTVGVQTVLEAREVVVIILGARKALALQRCLEQGVNHMWTLSSLQLHPHPMIVCDEDATLELQVKTVKYFKSIEQVAKTQGFEQILPSKMRTGTVPIAPRVVLDEEVQAPTVHAPKPVTSSLLHALTPAAEYPVRSVSPDLVPDRMGSRIPGDSEAAFHRRLTPNPEQQDLHKQKLSHAFVSTQLVA, from the exons ATGAGGCTCATCATCAGAGATGACGACGAGCAAGCCAGCCGTTATGTGGCAAACTACATCGTTGAACGGATCAACCACTTCCAACCCACAGCAGCACACCCGTTTGTGCTCGGCCTCCCGACAGGGTCCAGTCCGTTGGGTATCTACAGAATACTAGTGGAGAAGTACAAAGCCGGGGAG ATCTCATTCGAAAATGTCGTCACGTTCAACATGGATGAGTACATCGGGATCCCTCGGGACCACCCCGAGAGCTACCACTCCTTCATGTGGAAGCATTTCTTTTCACACGTTAACGTCAACCCGGCCAACGTCCACATCTTGGACGGCAATGCGCCAAACCTCGAGGCCGAGTGCGTTGCCTACGAGGAGTCCATCCGCCGAGCTGGCGGCATCGACCTCTTCCTGGCCGGCATCGGCGAGGATGGCCACATCGCCTTCAACGAGCCGGGCTCCTCGCTAGCGTCTCGCACGCGGGTCAAGACGCTTGCGTACGACACCATCCTGGCCAACTCGCGCTTCTTCGGCAACGACATGGAAAAGGTCCCCaagatggccttgaccgtggGCGTGCAGACAGTGCTCGAGGCTCGCGAGGTGGTCGTCATAATCCTGGGCGCACGCAAGGCCTTGGCGCTGCAGAGGTGCCTCGAGCAGGGGGTCAACCACATGTGGACTCTGTCGAGCCTGCAGCTGCACCCTCACCCAATGATAGTGTGCGACGAGGATGCTACCCTGGAACTGCAGGTAAAAACAGTCAAG TACTTCAAGAGCATCGAGCAGGTGGCAAAGACGCAAGGGTTCGAACAGATACTCCCCTCCAAGATGCGCACAGGCACCGTCCCCATCGCACCCCGTGTCGTTTTGGACGAGGAGGTGCAGGCACCGACCGTGCACGCACCAAAGCCCGTGACCTCGTCACTCCTGCACGCGCTGACGCCTGCTGCCGAGTATCCCGTGCGGTCCGTCTCGCCGGACCTGGTTCCTGACCGCATGGGTTCCCGCATCCCGGGCGACTCGGAAGCCGCTTTCCACAGGCGGTTGACGCCCAACCCGGAACAGCAGGATCTTCATAAGCAAAAGTTGAGTCACGCGTTTGTCTCGACCCAGCTTGTGGCTTGA